ATGGTTTGGAAGAAAGGAATAGACAACCTGGTTCCCAAGCCTGATTGAGGGCTGGCAACTCTGTGGATAGTGGCCTTACAAACTCCGTTTGtcagagcttcaagagtTTGCCCAACATTCACAACTAGAGATCCAGGCACGTTGCCGATCGGTATCCATTTGCCCTCGAAATTCTGCACCTGAAGGGAGCCTCTGTGCTCTGTGGCCTGGTAAATGTACGTTAAGAAATCAGAATCACGATGAGGGCCGACTCCTTGGTTAAAATAACTTTCCTCTTGGTTTGAAGTGCCCGTTCGATCCTCTGGGTATGCGATAAGCTTCATCTTGCATTGCTGGTTGCTCTTGAAGTAAGAGTCTAGGCTGTTCGGGTGAAGACCGATCGCTTCGCATACGAGTCTTCTGAAAGTTGTTGCGAGCTTTGTCATTTGCTCTATATATCTAACCACCACAAGTCGAAAGCTGGGGGCATATTTCTCGTCTGGCCACAGGTTCGGACCCTCGATTTGCTTATACACTGGCTCTCCTTCTTGCGGCTCAGGAAGCTCGGTTGCCAGATCAATCTGTTCCCTGTAATCAGCTCTGCCTGCCGTGATTTCATTGCCTAATCTGCTATACCCCAAGAAATGGGGAGAGTTGATCATCTCACAGTCCTTTTTGACTT
The sequence above is drawn from the Torulaspora globosa chromosome 5, complete sequence genome and encodes:
- a CDS encoding isopenicillin N synthase family dioxygenase; translation: MRQLRMSFDSIPVIDLGEAFTADSKSKFLEKLRYALIDVGFLLLVNYEEYGPSQNDFADIKQQAIEFFELPEQVKKDCEMINSPHFLGYSRLGNEITAGRADYREQIDLATELPEPQEGEPVYKQIEGPNLWPDEKYAPSFRLVVVRYIEQMTKLATTFRRLVCEAIGLHPNSLDSYFKSNQQCKMKLIAYPEDRTGTSNQEESYFNQGVGPHRDSDFLTYIYQATEHRGSLQVQNFEGKWIPIGNVPGSLVVNVGQTLEALTNGVCKATIHRVASPQSGLGTRLSIPFFQTIDLDSHKSAAAGIPADVMQLKERRDERIIDWGADVGFQFTPDMSKNPVGYSVFRNRIKSHQDVAARWYPEILKQVHTEYSA